In one Desulfocurvus vexinensis DSM 17965 genomic region, the following are encoded:
- a CDS encoding protein-tyrosine phosphatase family protein, which produces MASGYSIDWVTDSLAVGGAPMSYEALADLRAQGIDCVLNLCDEFCDLHWIEADQGFEVYYFPIPDEQAPDLEGLEKALDWLDEAIYLGKRVLIHCRHGIGRTGTVLNAYLLRKGLGHKLAGRALRPLRAKPQNFSQWRFVRRYGKQAGRLSVREPSLESKNLVDLYPFFADYERAVEDVDVLLGDGARPSALCGRDHDRCCRSLVTMPLIEAVYLNHAVTMALSRTDREAMVLRAVEALRVLRRLGYDPQEPATRTASLWTSYREAGVLCPLSELGECLVFDSRPLACRLGDLAPESLAHPAVATLLPAALKSISANLFFAYTSRFPEGEPMVFTLPEVVSGKFVQTFFHSLMRLGD; this is translated from the coding sequence ATGGCTTCCGGCTACTCCATCGACTGGGTCACCGACAGCCTCGCCGTGGGCGGGGCGCCCATGTCCTACGAGGCCCTGGCCGACCTGCGCGCCCAGGGCATCGACTGCGTGCTGAACCTGTGCGACGAGTTCTGCGACCTGCACTGGATCGAGGCCGACCAGGGCTTCGAGGTCTATTATTTCCCCATCCCCGACGAGCAGGCCCCGGACCTGGAAGGCCTGGAAAAGGCCCTGGACTGGCTGGACGAGGCCATCTACCTGGGCAAGCGCGTGCTCATCCACTGCCGCCACGGCATCGGGCGCACGGGCACGGTGCTCAACGCCTACCTGCTGCGCAAGGGCCTGGGCCACAAGCTGGCCGGGCGCGCCCTGCGGCCCCTGCGGGCCAAGCCGCAGAACTTCTCGCAGTGGCGCTTCGTGCGCCGCTACGGCAAGCAGGCCGGGCGGCTGTCCGTGCGCGAGCCCAGCCTGGAGTCCAAGAACCTCGTGGACCTCTACCCGTTCTTCGCCGACTACGAGCGCGCCGTGGAGGACGTGGACGTGCTGCTGGGCGACGGGGCCCGGCCCTCGGCCCTGTGCGGGCGCGACCACGACCGCTGCTGCCGCTCCCTGGTGACCATGCCGCTCATCGAGGCCGTGTACCTGAACCACGCCGTGACCATGGCCCTGTCGCGCACCGACCGCGAGGCCATGGTCCTGCGCGCGGTGGAGGCCCTGCGCGTGCTGCGCCGCCTGGGCTACGACCCCCAGGAGCCCGCCACGCGCACGGCCAGCCTGTGGACATCCTACCGCGAGGCCGGGGTGCTCTGCCCGCTGTCCGAGCTGGGGGAATGCCTGGTCTTCGACAGCCGCCCCCTGGCCTGCCGCCTGGGGGACCTGGCCCCCGAAAGCCTGGCCCACCCGGCGGTGGCCACCCTGCTGCCTGCGGCCCTGAAAAGCATCAGCGCCAACCTGTTCTTCGCCTACACCTCGCGCTTCCCCGAAGGCGAGCCCATGGTCTTCACCCTGCCCGAGGTCGTCTCGGGCAAGTTCGTGCAGACCTTCTTCCACTCCCTGATGCGCCTAGGCGACTAG